CAAGTTTTAATAACTTGCTTTTCGCCCCTAGCATTCAACGCTTCAATCTTGCTCATTAAGTGGTCAGCAACAAAAGGGCCTTTTTTTAAGGAACGAGACATAGCTCAGTCAACCTATCGGTGATTACAAATCGTTCTAATCAAGAGTCAATGCAAACCCAGTTTCAGGGCCTACATCAGAAGCCAGAGATTTAGGACTCCCGACCGCCACGACCCCGCTTGGAAGACTTACGACGGCGACGGACGATCAAGGCATCGCTTAGTTTCCGCTTCTTACGAGTCTTGTATCCCAGAGTTGGCTTACCCCAAGGAGTGACAGGCCCGCTTCTACCAATAGGAGCGCGACCCTCACCACCACCATGTGGGTGATCCACTGGGTTCATGACACTGCCTCGAACTTGGGGTCTACGTCCTAGGTGTCGCTTACGGCCTGCTTTACCCAAGCTGATATTTCTAGCTTCGGCATTGCCTACCTGACCAATCGTGGCGTAGCACTCGCGGCGAATCAAGCGAACTTCACCAGAAGGCAGCTTCAGAGTGACAAAAGCTCCCTCTTTAGCGACAACCTGAGCACTAGCTCCGGCAGCCCGGACAATTTGTCCGCCTTTGCCTGGTGCCAACTCAACGTTATGGACGCTAGTACCTAGGGGAACGTTGCTCAGGGGTAGAGCATTACCAACCTCAATCGGCGAATCAGGGCCAGCAACTATTACAGTGCCGACTTTGAGACCTAGGGGATGAAGAATGTAACGCTTTTCGCCATCGCGATAATGGAGCAGGGCAATGCGAGCATTGCGGTTGGGATCGTATTCGATCGATACAACCCGTGCCTGAATACTGCGCTTGTCACGACGAAAATCAACAATACGGTAAAGGCGTTTGTGACCACCACCCCGATGGCGAGTGGTAATTACACCCCGATTGTTCCGACCTTTGGCGCGGTGAACTGAAACTGTTAAAGATTTTTCTGGCTCGCTACGTGTAATCTCATCGAAGTCTGAGACGGTACGCTGGCGAGTTCCAGGGGTATATGGCCGATAAGAACGGATGCCCATAACTCAAACTCTTGGGTGACTAGTAGACCATTCAACAATGTCGCTAGTACGGGCTATATCAAAATACGCCCCTACCGACAGTACAAGGAAGCCTAAACTTCAGGAAACAGAGTGATAGAATCCCCTGCTGCTAGAGTTACGATCGCCCGCTTGTACTGGGGGCGATGACCCATAAACTTACCAACTCGACGCTGCTTTAAAGGAGGTCTTTGGGTATTAACACCAATGACGCGGACTTCAAATAGTTCTTGGATCGCCGCTTTGATTTGTGGCTTAGTCGCTTGAGGAGCAACTTCAAAGGTGTATTTGTTGTCCTCTAGCAGTCGAGTTGCCTTCTCAGTTACCAGAGGACGGCGAATCAAGTCTGCTAGGGAGCGAGGATTAGCCTTAGTCACCGTAGACCTCCTGGATTTTCGTAAGAGCAGATGCTGTGGTCACAATCTGGTCCGCAGCAAGGATGTCGAAGACATTCAAGTTGGATGCAGAGATGAGTCTCAGGTTAGGAATGTTGCGAGCTGAGAGATAAATAGTTTCGGCACGCTCAGGCAAGATCAACAGAACTTTAGCGGCTGGATCAACTCCCCAACGAGCGATCGCGGATACCAATTCCTTAGTTTTTGGCCGAGGCAGTTGATCAGCAAAATCTTGCACAATCACCAAATCTTCGAACCGACTTTGTAGAGCAGTTCTCAAAGCCAAACGACGCTCTTTCCGGTTCATCTTGATCGAGTAATCTCTTGGCTTCGGGCCAAAGATTACACCACCACCCCGCCACAGAGGGGAGCGGTTGGAACCAGCACGAGCACGACCTGTACCTTTTTGGCGCCAGGGCTTACGGCCCCCTCCACTCACCTCTGCACGGGTTTTAGTACTCGCAGTTCCTTGACGAGCGTTCG
This region of Trichocoleus desertorum NBK24 genomic DNA includes:
- the rplB gene encoding 50S ribosomal protein L2, whose protein sequence is MGIRSYRPYTPGTRQRTVSDFDEITRSEPEKSLTVSVHRAKGRNNRGVITTRHRGGGHKRLYRIVDFRRDKRSIQARVVSIEYDPNRNARIALLHYRDGEKRYILHPLGLKVGTVIVAGPDSPIEVGNALPLSNVPLGTSVHNVELAPGKGGQIVRAAGASAQVVAKEGAFVTLKLPSGEVRLIRRECYATIGQVGNAEARNISLGKAGRKRHLGRRPQVRGSVMNPVDHPHGGGEGRAPIGRSGPVTPWGKPTLGYKTRKKRKLSDALIVRRRRKSSKRGRGGRES
- a CDS encoding 50S ribosomal protein L23, with the protein product MTKANPRSLADLIRRPLVTEKATRLLEDNKYTFEVAPQATKPQIKAAIQELFEVRVIGVNTQRPPLKQRRVGKFMGHRPQYKRAIVTLAAGDSITLFPEV
- the rplD gene encoding 50S ribosomal protein L4, which produces MVNCVVRDWEGKEVGEAPLDLRVAKEGTASHVVHRALVRQLANARQGTASTKTRAEVSGGGRKPWRQKGTGRARAGSNRSPLWRGGGVIFGPKPRDYSIKMNRKERRLALRTALQSRFEDLVIVQDFADQLPRPKTKELVSAIARWGVDPAAKVLLILPERAETIYLSARNIPNLRLISASNLNVFDILAADQIVTTASALTKIQEVYGD